Genomic window (Zingiber officinale cultivar Zhangliang chromosome 2B, Zo_v1.1, whole genome shotgun sequence):
CATCCCAGCTTTTCAGTTTCATGATTTCAGACATGATTATTTTGCCAACACTAAGTACCCTTTtccttatttgatttattttatagaaAGAAATGAGATCTTCATCTAATCAATGGGCCGTCGCATTCTCGACTTTCCAACTTAACCCTTTCAGCCAAGATTAGCCTccatattttctttataaaaaaataataaatcttgAGGAATTTTATCCCGCAACAGTAAGATAGCGGAAATAATTAGTTTATATAAGTTGAAAATTGACTCCAGATATAGCTGTGACAACCATCGGTGCTAATCCACAGGGCTATAAATCTATTTCCACGCGGCGCCGCGTGATGCCGCATGAAGTCCGCAACCAACACGATGAATTGAAGACGGTGCAATAATAGCGTTTGGCGGAGAAGAGGAGACAGGTGTCCAAAACTAATAATGAACGTGATCGAGAAGCACTCGTATCGGTGGAAGGCCATCGGGTGGGCTGAGCGGCCcattaataatttcttttataaaAAGAAACGTAGCTCTTGGAAGGCCCGGCCCATTTAAAGCATTGCCTTTATCACATTGCCCAATCCATCTGCTAACTCCTCTTCGCCTCGCGTTCTGGTCGTCTCATTTTCCCCGCGGCGCGTTTCTGAGGGCGTCCGTAAGGAATTGAAGGTATCCTCCTCGTTCCTTTCGATCTCGTGGTTCTTCCCCAATATCGATTTTGGAACAATCATTTATTGTCTGCAGCTTTAGTTCCTTTTGATAGATCGATTCAGTTTATCCTTTccttttggtttttttttctttttctaggaAATTGGTTTTTATAGAAATTAGACAGGATTGTGATCTGAACTTGTATGCCCTAGTGCCCTATGAGCTGGGGCGGTGACTTAATTTTTCTGCAACCGTAGATTAGGGGATTTTGCGGTTTGGGGCAATATTAAACAGAAGGGGAAATAAACAAGTTACATAGGGATCAATTGTTTGAGATAGAGATTTTGGAGCCCGTGACTCTATTTTAATTCCATTATGGATTGTATCGAGTTACTTCTAATTGTGTCCCCTTGTTTTAATTTTGTACTGATGGTGCTCGCATGCTAGTCTTCTGCAGAGTTTCGAATCGCATCATGTCTCTAACAGGGGCAATTGCGCCTACTCTGGCGACTGCAGTTAAAAACTTTCAAGGTACAACCACACTAACATGAGCATATGATGATTTTGTGATAAGCATGATTGTCTATTTTCAGAGTGATATAATATTTTGACTTTGCCCATGGATCTtggttttttttaataaattgtaaAGTAAATGGAAAACTGTTGATGTCATAAACTAGTTGTTTTTGATACTTGTGAGGTATTTAAACATTAAGGTAGGAGAAATTTGTGAATACATGTTTTAAGAATATATAGGTCTGAGAAGAATGCTGAGCTTTAAATTGTAGAGGTGTTACAGTTGGTTCACAACCAATTAAAGTACCAGATTCGATAATTAGGCTTGGATCATAATAACAGTATGTAGCCGAATGAGTACAAGTTAGGCCAAGATGGAAGCTTATTGGGGCTTATGTAACTTGTCCAAGGTGATAGCAGTTTGGCTTAGGCACTTTGTGAGATCATGAATTTGGCCAAGTTGAATGTAGTCTTGCGACCGAGGCAATGTAGCTTCAAGGTTCCACTTTGCTGGCAAAGACTGTGTTCATGGTTGCAACCCGATGCCTTTATAGCAAGTAGTGGAAGTGTCCCATATCAAGAGGAAATGGAAGTATAGCAGGAActatgaaaattttaataacacaGAAAGAATCTAAGGGAAGGCTTGGTGGTATACTCTCTAATTGTTTTTAGCAAAACATATACAATTACAGGAATGCCTCTCTAATTGACCAGTTGACCCACTAACCAGTCATCTGAAAATTTTTCAGTCCAATTTTTATGACTATGATGCCATCTAAGCTTCTAGGTAGTTATAAAATGAGGATTCTgtgttttttacaattttatgacaTGTCTTAGCATTGCTCTATTTGTTTGCCCTAATTTTTTGCTCTGTGCATGAGTTTTCTGATCATATATAGTGAAATGCTATATTTCGATGCAGGGATAGGAGAATCAAGATGGATCCACCTGCAAGGTTCTCCTCTCTTGATGCCAAGAACCACCAAATGCCATCCATTAAGACAAACATTGGATGCTCGGCGAATTGGCTCTGCTGCAGTGATTTGTGCTGCTGCCTTGGTATGTTTATTTATCTGAAAAATTTCTACTGTTCTATAAGGCTTGTTTGCCTGTATGGCATTGGAATGTTGACAGATAGAAGCCTTAGGACATTAGTTACTTAGGTACGGTTTCTTCTGTGTTTCCCGAACTTCTGATATTTCTTCTAGCACGAATCAGATTTTGATCTAACGTCAAGTCAGTAAATGGTTAAGTTTTGCCGCAGATCTTGTTTGCTGAGTTCTCTTTTAAGCCACACAATCAGTTATGTTTGGTTGCTTTGTCCAGAGCACAGGCACAACTAATGGCCTACATGAATACAAACTGTTGTGATGTTTGCTAAATCAGCTtcctaaaactctcttttatctTCGTCAGAGTGTCGACACAGATAATCTTTGCAGACATTTGATATTTCTATTGATCACGCGTACAAATTGACAAATAGTAATGCTGGGCACTTATCCATATCCACAACAAATATTAACATCCAAATCTAAGTTACACAGACATTTTCCTTCATTATGTTCTACCTTTGTCTCACTTGCAGAATGCAAGATGTGCAGCGGAGCAAACGCAGACAGTTACGCGCCAATCGTCCACGATAACAATTGCTCCTGTCCAAGGTAACCAACGAAGCTCTAAAGCCAAAATCTTCAAATCATGCCAAGTCAACAGTTTCTTTCATGGTTAAAACACCTTATCTTATTCTTTTAGGAAAGGAGAAATCACCAGAGCTTGACGATGGAGGAACAGGCTTCCCTCCTCGTGATGACGACGGTGGTGGGGGTGGGGGTGGAGGAGGGGGCGGCCACTGGGCTGGtggtttcttcttcttcggcttGCTCGCTTTCTTAGGGCTAATGAAGGATCAAGAAGACGAGGGGTCCTACGGCAAACAGAAAGCAAGATACTGATCCTCGCCCATGTTTTAGTTTATTAAATACATAACCAGTTTGTTCTCCGACATCAAGATTTGTTTGTTTGCATGAATTCATATGACATCTTGTTTCCTTAACATCAACGCCCGACTAGATAAATATAATCAGGTTAAAGATCTAATAGAATTTCCTTACTTATAAATCACTAGTAAAGATCTAATAGAATTTCCTTATAAATCACTAGTAAAGATCTAATAGAATTTCCTTACTTATAAATCACTAGTAAGATGAAAACAAATGTGTATATCTAATCTCTTGTTTAATAGGAAATAATTTTCCAAATTTCtatgacaatttttttttctcaatttataaattaattatgaaattaagattaaaaatatttttatattaatttggATAAATCAAATAGCTAAATCATATAAGCTTCTTTATTTTTCATGTTATATCCATTAAATTTGttaatttatttattgttttgTCAATTGAATCagagaaatttatataaattagtaTTTTATCCGTGCATCAAATGTTATTTTAATATAGATAGATGtggttgtaattttttttttttttgaataatgaTAAAGATTAATGTAGCCAGCAAAAAGGagaatattaatataatttaattttggattttacTAAATCAATTAAAAGTTAGTTGTTAAAGgtctaaattattaattaaatagtaagattTATTTATCATactaaatttattttaacatttAATAAATTCTAtgtcataaaattttaattttttttaatccaaaattatgttaatttatttttaaaacatttgtAGTAATGACAATATAGAACAAATATTCTTTTAAAGTCaacttaatttctaaaattctcaAAACAATCAAAATAATCAACTTATTTATTGATAGAAACACAGActgttaaaaaaattcaaatacaTATCATCCAAAAAAAACTTTATCATTTACTCTacataaaaactaaaaaataaaacttgTAAATTTAAATGAAAGAGGAAAGACAATCAAATTATTGTTCCACTTGGGATTAAGGCATCTTTTATTATGGTGACAATACCGCTTTTGATAAAGTATCCATGAGCCTCCCTTGATGCTTCTTGCACATTTTCAATATTAATGATCTGCAAAAGCAAATCGATAAAGAGTGTgttagaatttttatattttatattttaaagggAATCACAATTCATAATTGTTTCAGGATCAATGAGTTTGACAACACCTTAACGTTCTCTCCCATTCGAACATTTTTATCAATGATGGCTTTTCTAATGTGAGAATCTTT
Coding sequences:
- the LOC122047703 gene encoding protein YELLOW LEAF 1, choloroplastic-like; translated protein: MSLTGAIAPTLATAVKNFQGIGESRWIHLQGSPLLMPRTTKCHPLRQTLDARRIGSAAVICAAALNARCAAEQTQTVTRQSSTITIAPVQGKEKSPELDDGGTGFPPRDDDGGGGGGGGGGGHWAGGFFFFGLLAFLGLMKDQEDEGSYGKQKARY